The nucleotide window GGTAGCCACTTCAGGCCTCAGCTCTGAATATTTTCAGGAAACACAGCTCAACTCTCCCTCTGAAGTCTAGCCTACAAATTTCTTGAGAGAAGGTGGCAATCTCTGCACCCACCAATTGAACCAAAGGCTGTGGTGAGCCAAGTGCAAGCGGAACCAACTTGGCATGCTAAAAACTCAAGGCCTCAGCTCTGAATAGAAGATTTGGCATTCGTACGAAAAACTAACTTGGGTTTGTGATTTATAGGTTCCAAAAAAAAAACTTGGGCTTGTGATTTGGCAAGGTGCGGAAGATTGGAGAGGGGCGCCGCGTGAGCAGTTAGGCTAGGTCAAATCTGGTGGACTGCCTACCTAGCGACAGACAGATTTGGTCAAAATTTGGTGCGGATtagtttttttttttgcgaaactGCGGATTAGTTTAGTTGCATCTAGTCTATCTACCTAGTATAGAAGATAAAGAGCAGTTGTGGCTAAGTTGGGTTTGGCTAATCTCACTGAACTCGCTCCAATGATCAAGCGTTTAGAACATTTCTAGTAGTATCCCTAAACCCTTAAATCTGTAAAAATAACTGCTTTTTTACAGTTTGAACAGAAAAAAGTGTGTAGATTAGACCCCTTAAACCCTTAGACCCTTAAATATTTTTAGAGGCCCAACCCGAAAACACATCTCCAAGCTGTAGAAGTGAGGGTTTGGGAGGAAAACAGGGGTCGACCTGCAATCCTAGCAACGACGCGCGGGAGGGAAGTTTCATCCTCCCCAACCtccgcgtcgccgccgccgccgcgcggaTCCGGCCGCCCGCCGCCGTCCCGCCGGTGCCTCACGCCTCGGCCGCGTCCATCCCCGGCCCCGGACGGCCGCGCCTCCTCCTCTCCGCGCGGATCGCCGCCCCTGCCCGCCCTCCGCCGCCAGAGGTGATGCGCCGCGCCGTCCCTTCGTCACCGTCGCAGCCCGCAGCGAGCAGGGCGAGGCGAGCGGCCGCGCGCGCGGCTCAGCGTGAGGAGAGCGCGGACGTCGGCCACGGTAGCAGGCACTCAGCAAGCTGGTCTCGGCAGAGAAGAAATCATAGGCCACGTCTCAATGCTGTTGCCTGCTGTCCGTATGAATTTCTTCATGCCCCCCTTGCTTGGAGCTTAATTTTAGTCCGGCGTCGGTGTTTGCCACTCTTTGCATCGCGCGGCGCATGCCCACGAGCTGTTTGATGCTTTGCGTCAATGAGTTCGAGCAGGCCTAGTTCTTGGTTCATCCACATGTTTATCAAAAGCAATATGTTTCTTGTGTCAAGAGGTTTTCGAGAAATGATCGAGGTATACATTCACTAATCAGTTGCACTAACGGTACTTTTGGAGTATCAGAACAGGGTCAAATTTGTCTGTCCTTATAAAATCGTCAAATTTTGATAATTGCTATATTTGTATGTCACACCAAGCTTTACTTTTAGCATATCTATAGTTTGAAGACAGACATTGGTGCTAAAATTTTCATCTATATTATCTATTGGACCATTAAACAAGGACATGTTTCTTCTTTAGATCTAAAAACATTGTAATTTGATTAATGTTGGACCATTCGGTGGTGTAATAATAACTAGAATGATTATTGTTTTATGTTAAATGTGATGGAATTTGTGATATGTCATATGATGAAATGTGATGAAATGTGTGATATGTGAAATGACAGTTTTAAAGGTTAGGGGTGAAGTAAAGACTAGAACCCTCAAATCCAACCCTTAAAACAGTTTAAGGGTTGGATTTGAGGGTTCTAGTATTTGCCCCTGTTTTTCAACCCTTAAAAGTGTCAAAAAGTGGCACTTCTCACCCTTTAAAACTGCTTTAAGAATTTGAGGGTTTTAGAGTTCTACTAGTAATGCTCTTAGTATGTTGTGGTCTACTATCCCTCAAAACTTTTGGTTTCGTTAAAGGAAGTCGTCAATGGGTTGAGTTGGAACTTGAGTCTAGACCGTTCCTACCAACTGGAAAGTGAGACTTGTCGGAGTAGTCTGCACTGCACGCCCAGATAATGTACTACtcctggagtacgtattgaaaaTTCATGTCTTCTTTTGGAGCGTACGTGCCGTGCGAAACATGCCCATCAAATTTCTCGGGTAAGGTTGCAACCAGAAGGGCGGTCTAAATCATCCTCCCTCTTCCGACTAGGAACGTATACAATGGACGGACAAGAGCGGAAGAATCTTTCACGTTCACGGTGTGTCGAGGCACGCGGCGTGGACGGGCCTCGGATCGCGGCGCGGCGCGATCGAGCTACTCGTGCGCGACAGCCACGGGCTCCGAGCTCTCCCGCCGCCGCGACGAGGCTGAGGGTGACTGGCGGGAGAAAAGCCGAGATGCCGTTAGAATCTGGTGCTCGGCAGCAGCATGCGCCGCGTGCGTGCTGCTCTGCTCGGCGGCTTCCGCCTGACACGCGGTGGCGTCTTGGGGGTCTGGGCCATTGCCGTGCCGGCGTATTCTCCGCTCAACACGCAGAGATGCAACAGCGTTCCTCTTGCATGAAAATAAGTCCTGTAGTGTATAGCATTAGCCGCAAATGGACAAGGGACAGCGCGATCCCATGAGGGACTTCGCGCTAGGCGAACGTTTGCTCGCATATCTTCGTGCGTCAGCCAGCCTAACCAGCGATATCAATCAATGTATGTCTCGATGGGTCGCTGCAGCCTGCAAACGATCCTTTGCGCTAGGCTGCACGTCTCCATGTTCCATCTTGGCTTTCCGTACTCTTTTTGCGGTTGCCACAAGCTATTCTGTCACGAGAAAGCCCGTATGTATGAATCGACCTGCACTGAATCTAGCGCCACACACGCCCTCTCCAATTCCTCACCCGTTCGCTTCTCTTCTCGGCTCAAGTGAACCACCCACTGCACGCCACTGCCAATCTTGTTCATTCGTACCGGGACACGTATGGACAGATCCGCCACCCAGCAGGCCCACTCACGGAGTGGGAAAGTTATACATACTGTACGTACACTAGCACCAGAAACAACCAAATGTCCTGTGGGGAATACAAAAGTGAAAGAACTCTGCATTCGCTTTCCCCGGCCTTGAAGAAACAAATTCAGTGTACTTGACGCCTGCTGCCCGTGTCACCTCCTTTCTAGAGAGATCGTGCTTCCACTCACTGGCAGAAACATTTTCTATCTTCCCGGCTTCTGCTTCTGCTtcaccaaccaccaccaccggGACACCTCTCCCGGCTATCACAAAAACAGGCCATGGCTAAATGGCCCCATAAAACAAGTGGGTGATGATGATCATCAACACAGCATATGCCACAACAAGTGTACTTCAGACCAAAACGTACCAAAATGCACGCACAACAAGTATCCAAGTATGCATCGACCGGCATCACCTCTCTCATTCCAGTATATAATAACTAATATAATGTGCAGCAGTACTATACACACACATCTatcaatcatcatcatcatcatacaaAAAGAAACAGAGAGACGAAGGCCACTAAGGCCCGGCCCTAACCTACATAGCATCTGCCAATCCATGCTCACACACACGCAGCTCAGCTCAACACAGCCCACAGACTCCGGCCACCGAGAAAGAATCACATCACATCGCATCACATGGGCAGATGGCCGTTGTTGTTGTTGGAGGCGCCGCCGTTGTAGGCCTTGTCCTCCGTCTTCCTCCTCTTGAGCACGATGGCCCAGGTGATCACCTCCAGCGCCACCGCGACGCCGCCCAGGATGCCGATGGCGATGATGTAGCCCGTCTTCCACTTCTGCGCCACGTCCAGGATGCTCATGCCCTTGAAGATGTTGACGATGCCCAGGATGATGATGGTGTAGCCCACCGAGTGGTGGTACACGTTCCAGTACACCCGCAGCTTGTGATCCTTCTTCGGCCTCAGGAACAGCGCAAAGATCTATTGCACAAGAAAGAAATGGTCACAGCATTAGTAAGCTCTGCTCAGCTAGGCAACTGGCATTGCACAAAAATGCTTCAATTTTAGCAGATGATAGAGAGAGGAATTGGGAATGTGGAGATCATCTACCTGAACGGTACCGAGAGCAAATACGGCGATCCCGATGTTCCTGTGAAGCGAGTAGGTGATTCCCTTGGACAGATTTCCTAGATGAATGCCGGTGGCCCAGCCAGACACTCCCACAGCATACCCGATCAGCTGGCAAGCAACGTGAAGGTAGAACCAGGCAGGGTCGGCTGATTTGAATGTCTTGAGGTATCTAGCAACTATGCCTCCCATTGGCAGAAGAATCCCCCAGCTCACAGCATTCAGAATTCCATGGGTCTGCACAGAAAAAAAAACAGGGGTAAGGATGACAATGTTTTGATAAAATTAGTACTCCTACTTCAGTATGCTCTGTTTTATACTTCCATCTCAATGCCATGAATGAACAAGCAAATGTAGCTATCAACAATTAGACTGATCAAAGGGTAAAGTCCACCAAGGCAGGAAGAAATCTACTGGCTAGGCAAGGAAATATCAGCTCCAGTGTGTAAATTTTCAAAGTGCATGGAACAGACAAAACCATGTGACACACAGAGTCAACTTTACGAGGAAATTATACAGCTGATGTGTGTTCAGATACAAGTCAACTCAAACCAACCGGGGCACTAGAGTtgaaatcttgcatatgcatgtGAGATTTCACATGGCAAACAGGCACAGTTTTCTTGTGAGGTGTCCGTTAGAAGCATACAAAATTGATTGTATTTCCATGTTGTTGCCACTAGTTCATGTGGTTTACTCCTGTTTAAACATTGCAGTAAACCGCTTCGACAGCTACAGTTACTCACTCGTAGAAAAGTTGGATACTAAAAAAAATTAGAGCTTATGTTAAAAGGTGAAAATTGTCCCCATTACTTTGCCAGCAATTCAAGTTTTTTCTGTATAGAATATCTCTCCTCGTCCAATTTTAGTTTGCGTTACGATTGCCAAATTGAAGCGTTCGAAAGGAAGGAAAAACTTGAGCATGGAGGCATAAATGTGGAATCAAATGAATAAATTCCGGGGTAGAGTGCTCACATTTTTCTTCCTGAGGATGCTGCCTCCGCTGACGGCTGTGGTCGCCCCCGTGACGAGGTTGAGCTTCCCCTTGGCCCCCATGTTGGCGGCGGCCATGGCGTGTATGCCGATGCTCCCGCCCGACGCCGGTCCCACCTGCCAGACCTGGTTCACCTCCCCGGTGCCGTTCTGGAGCGCGAGCTTCCCGAACATCTGGACGCGGCCGTCGGCGCCGACCTCGGCGGCGAGGTCGGACGTCTTGTAGGCGATGGGGCCCGGCGATCCGAGCGATGTGCCCTGGATGTCGAACGTCTGGACGCCGTACGCGCCGCCGCTGCCCGTGGGCGAGGCGACGAGCGCCTGCGTGCCGCTCATGCCGTCGCCGGAGGGGTTGAGGCCCCAGGCGACCCAGCCGCCGGAcgagggcggcgcggcgacgAACGCCacggagagggaggaggccgcCGGGTCGTAGGTCCAGTGCACGGACGCGCCCAGGGTGGGCAGGTCGGTGCAGGCGGCGTACACGCGGTTCTTGGAGAACCTCTCCGCCGCGCACGCCCCCGCCGCGCCCACGCGCGCCGGCGCCGCGGCCACCAGCGCCGCCGCGACAAGCAGCGCAAGAACCCGCGTGACGGACATGGCCGCTGGCGTCAGAGGACGGGGAATCTCTCCTCTGGGGTTAATGGGGGTTCGGGTGGGAGGAGGCCGGTGGGTGGTGTGGTGTGGGGAAAGAGAAGGCCTGCGCTTTGGAGCCGGGGCGTGTGGGAAGCAGGGGAGGAGGTGGCGCGGTTAATAAAGGAGGAGGCGGGGAGGGGAGGAGGACATGTGGGCGCGTATGATTGGGCGGGGGTTGACGCGGTCTGGGGCCTTTAGGAAAGGCTAAACACGTTCCGTTTTTACGCCCGTTCCTTGCCGTTTCTGCGCGGCGACTTGCCCAGTTTACTACTGATGATGATGAACCGTAACGTACGGAAAGATGATCTACTATACTATACTCGTTCGGCTCATGGATTTGGTGCATATTTACCTGCCTACATTGGACGTGATGACAAATTCCTGCACGGCCATGTAGATTCAGGGGTGGCAAGTGCTCCGTTTAGTCTACCGGCTCCGCTAATTAAGCACAAACACTTACTAACTAATTTGTATCCCTCTGCTCATCTTGTCCTCTCAGCAGCTCCACTTAAACATAGCCTAGATTTTTACTCTTCTATGGAATATTTGGAAGTCTAGAAACGATTTTCTTTCCAAACAGAAAACTATCTACATGCTTCTTGGCTTATGTTGATGCGGCCTTTAATCCTGCGGTGGTGGGAAACGAAGCTTCCTTTGCAGTGTTCATAAGGAATGAAGAGAATAACCACTCACTATTCATTCAAGCGATGGCCTTAAATGTTTTCTCTCTCTATTTTGCAGGCAGAAGATATGGGTTTATTCCTGGCTGCTTCGATGGTTAAGGCTTTGGGATGGAACTTGATTTCTTTCCATTATGATTGCATGATATTGGTTGATGCCGCTGAAGCGAAGAATTTATTTGAAAGACAGACATTGGGGGGCCAGACGTTTACTTGCAAATTTATTTAATATTACTTCCTACCTCAACTCTTACAAGGTTGTCACACATATTGCTAGGATAAAAATAATCTTATTACCCACTCTCTGGCCAAAAAGGCTTTCTTGTATAGATCTTCCTCTTGTTACTCTTACTTATTCAGTTAAGCCTCTAGATGTAATCTTACAATGGCCTATGAACCGATATCTTTAAGCACACACACAAAAATTGATATGTTTGTGGGACGGTTCGAGAGACTTCAAGAACGACCTACGCCAACTATTTTTCCACTGTAACTCGAAGTTGGTAACGGTCAGATCTAACGTTGTATGCATCTTCGTAGTGATCATGATTCTTGATTCCTATGACGGGTTTTTTCTACTCCATCCATTTCCTTATACAAGGCCACTGtcaaaaatacattttgcatcaaTACAAGGCCATCAACAGTAATCGAGGCAAAAATTAATGATGTTTCCTTGGACTAGCAACTTTTTAATAGTTACATGCATGTAGTCATAATGACACTCAGCCACTTCATTCCCATTCATTCGATGCATGTTTGTGGTGTATTAATGATCCCGGTTAACAAAAAGAAAAGTTGACTTGCAAAGGAGTCATTAAATTTTATCTTGGTACTTGTAATATGAGTTTGTGACCTTATataagggaatggagggagtattacgATTCCCAACAATTAATAAGTACCTCATATTTTGTTTATGGAGAAGAATATGGCCCTGCTTTAATTGCTTGGAAGGAGACCTACAAGCCTAAAAGCCATGGAGGATTGGGAATCCTAATTAAGAATCTGCATAAGTTTTACAACAAGGAAGAGTTGTCATGGGTCAAGCTTGTCTCGGAATCATACTATTCTGAGGCCATGTGGTAGAATTGAGGGCTCCTTTTGGTGGCAGTCTCACCTAGAGCGGCTTCCCTTATTCAAAGAGGTTGCCGCATGTTCTATGCCATCTGTAGATTTAACTTTATTTTGGGAACACAAATGGGAGGATCAACAACTCAAAGTGCAATATTCTGAATTGTACTCTTTTGCTATTAATCAAAACTCATCATATGTGGTTTTGTTGTTTCAGGCAGACATCACAGAAAGCTTCCACATACCTCTGTCAATTCAGGCTTTCAACCAGTTTGAGAATCTGAGTCATTTGTTGGTGCACCACCCTATTACTTTTGAGCATGATTGTTGGGCTTATATTTGATATTCAAAGCAattctcatgcaagaaaatgTACAACCATTTGATTGATCAATGTCAGGCTCACATCATTTTCAAACGGCTTTGGAAAGCTGCTAGCCATAAAATTTTCTTCTGGTAAGTTATGCATGATAGACTTAACTCCAGAAATATCCTTAAGCGCAAGGGTGTGCACATGGAGAGTTACTAGATCATGTACTTGCATAAAATACCCTGCATCGGCTATGGAATTGCTCTTTTGTGCAAGCCTACTGGGACACTATCATCCCACGAAGACCTCCATGCATATCTACTTTCGATGAGGTCAGACTCTTGAAATCTGCCCTGCCTAAAAAGATTGTTATGGATATCATTATAATGGGTTGCTGAAATTTATAGATGCAAAGAAATGGCAAGATATTTGAGAATAAATGACCTTCAATGCATTCCTCGAGATTCAAACTGATGCAAGATATGCTGGTGATGAGGATCAGAACTAAATCCCAACACATTAATTGTCTTGACCAATGTATTGCTTGCTTTGTTTAACAAAAGTAACTAGAATTTGGAATTTCTTCATGTTAAAAAAACTGGAATTGGATAGCTTTAGGCTTGTAGTTTGCACATTAAATAACTTTTTACTTATTTTAATTAATATAAACAATTGTTCTAGAGTTTCTGGGTCAAAAAGTTAAACCATTTTTTGATACAACTATGAAATTTTAACTAATCCATCTATATGTAAGTCGCTTGAAAATTAAATTTGGATTAGTCGATTTACTAGTCTTGACCTATGCTTTGAGTGcatcttttttctgtttttttctctGTGCTTTTTTGGCCTTGGTTTTGTCGAATGAACAGAGTTTTCGGTCAGTTCATTTCTTATTGGGCTGCGACCCGTTATCTATGCAACCCAGCCTTTCTCTTTCTCCATTTGTTTTCctattttttttagttttta belongs to Triticum urartu cultivar G1812 chromosome 7, Tu2.1, whole genome shotgun sequence and includes:
- the LOC125520227 gene encoding cytochrome b561 and DOMON domain-containing protein At4g12980-like — its product is MSVTRVLALLVAAALVAAAPARVGAAGACAAERFSKNRVYAACTDLPTLGASVHWTYDPAASSLSVAFVAAPPSSGGWVAWGLNPSGDGMSGTQALVASPTGSGGAYGVQTFDIQGTSLGSPGPIAYKTSDLAAEVGADGRVQMFGKLALQNGTGEVNQVWQVGPASGGSIGIHAMAAANMGAKGKLNLVTGATTAVSGGSILRKKNTHGILNAVSWGILLPMGGIVARYLKTFKSADPAWFYLHVACQLIGYAVGVSGWATGIHLGNLSKGITYSLHRNIGIAVFALGTVQIFALFLRPKKDHKLRVYWNVYHHSVGYTIIILGIVNIFKGMSILDVAQKWKTGYIIAIGILGGVAVALEVITWAIVLKRRKTEDKAYNGGASNNNNGHLPM